In the Larimichthys crocea isolate SSNF chromosome XXI, L_crocea_2.0, whole genome shotgun sequence genome, one interval contains:
- the LOC104940650 gene encoding neuroepithelial cell-transforming gene 1 protein produces the protein MEENEEVSGKTAENKKHKLRRVSSRTSISSVSSPHTLRRNNSKKPPLQRGSSFTFLTPGTPWEFSLKRKRKEKDDDTVSLSSFDLKEPNNKRVRPLAKVSSLVNLISPSKNGAVRRFGQTIQSMSLRGDNKSPGMSLKASSKTTGPTPTKRRNSTLWSETLDVHQKSTFSTKEIKRQEAIHELYRGEQDLIEDLQLARKAYHDPMLKLSIMTEEELTHIFGDLDAYIPLHEDLLMKLTEGTGPDGTVAEIGQIVIDWLPGLNAYKNYCSNQLAAKALLDQKKQDKRVQDFLQRCLESPFSRKLDLWSFLDIPRSRLVKYPLLLREILRHTPPDHPDVASLERAITIIQEILSDINVRKGESECQYYIDKLEYLDDKQRDPLIDNCKTLLCHGELRNKSGSRLHVFLFSELLVLTRPVTRNDRSCFQVYRQPIPVRDLALEDLQDGEIRMGGSFRGAFTNGEKAKNVFRVSSLDPSHGQAHTLHVNDIYHKQQWLNCLRTAMTQQQGAQPRIQQGQAVKVKRRSSTVSATSYDDEEIDENCAPVSGPKLRPQTLSKTRLDRKFQSSLKRKETGV, from the exons ATGGAAGAAAACGAAGAAGTGAGCGGAAAGACGGcggaaaacaaaaagcacaaactGCGCAGGGTGTCATCGAGGACGTCCATTAGCAGTGTGtcctctccacacacactgcgGAGAAACAACTCCAAGAA ACCTCCACTGCAGAGAGGAAGCTCCTTCACCTTTCTCACCCCTGGGACTCCGTGGGAGTTCAGTCTA AAAAGAAAGCGCAAAGAGAAGGACGATGACACAGTCAGTCTCTCCAGCTTCGACCTCAAG GAGCCCAATAACAAACGTGTGAGGCCGCTCGCTAAAGTTTCATCTCTCGTCAACCTGATTTCTCCTTCAAAGAATGGAGCAGTGCGGCGCTTTGGTCAAACCATCCAG TCCATGTCATTACGTGGTGATAACAAGTCACCAGGGATGTCCCTCAAAGCCAGCAGCAAGACGACAGGTCCCACACCCACTAAACGCAGAAACAGCACGCTGTGGTCGGAGACGCTGGACGTCCATCAGAAGAGCACGTTCTCCACCAAAGAGATAAAAAGACAAGAG GCAATTCATGAGCTCTACAGGGGAGAGCAGGATCTCATCGAAGATCTCCAACTTGCACGAAAG GCATACCATGATCCGATGCTGAAACTGTCCATCATGACGGAGGAGGAACTCACTCACATATTTGGTGACCTGGATGCATACATCCCCTTACATGAGG ACTTGTTGATGAAGTTGACAGAGGGAACTGGCCCTGACGGAACAGTAGCTGAGATTGGACAGATAGTTATAGACTGG CTGCCTGGTCTGAATGCTTACAAAAACTACTGCAGCAACCAGCTTGCAGCCAAAGCCCTGCTGGACCAGAAAAAACAGGACAAGCGCGTGCAGGACTTCCTACAACGCTGCCTGGAGTCGCCCTTCAGCAGGAAGTTGGACCTCTGGAGCTTCCTGGACATCCCACGTTCCCGTCTGGTGAAATATCCACTGCTGCTGCGAGAGATCCTCAGACACACTCCTCCTGATCACCCAGATGTAGCCAGTCTGGAGAGAGCT ATCACTATAATCCAGGAGATTCTGTCTGATATCAACGTGAGAAAAGGGGAGTCTGAGTGCCAGTATTATATTGACAAGCTTGAGTACCTGGATGATAAGCAGCGGGACCCTCTCATAGATAACTGTAAGACTCTACTTTGTCATGGAGAGCTGCGGAACAAGAGTGGCTCG AGGCTGCATGTGTTCCTCTTCTCCGAGCTCTTGGTGCTGACCCGACCGGTAACTCGTAACGACAGGAGCTGTTTCCAGGTGTATCGACAGCCCATCCCGGTTCGGGACTTGGCTCTTGAGGACCTGCAGGATGGAGAGATCCGCATGGGGGGATCCTTCAGAGGGGCTTTCACCAATGGAGAGAAAG CGAAGAACGTTTTTCGCGTGAGCTCTCTGGATCCATCCCATGGCCAGGCCCACACCCTGCATGTCAACGACATCTACCACAAGCAGCAGTGGCTCAACTGTCTACGCACGGCGATGACCCAACAACAAGGGGCTCAGCCGAGAATTCAACAGGGGCAGGCCGTCAAAGTCAAGCGCCGCTCCTCCACTGTCTCAGCCACCAGCTACGACGATGAGGAGATAGACGAGAACTGTGCACCTGTCTCAGGCCCTAAACTCAGGCCTCAGACGCTCTCCAAAACCAGACTGGACCGGAAGTTTCAAAGCTCGCTAAAGAGGAAGGAGACTGGAGTGTAG